The nucleotide window CGCCGGGATGTGCGTCTCGATGTGGTGTTCCCAGACGCCCTCTTCTCCGAACGCCTCGCCGTGGTCGGCGGTGACGACCACCCGGCCGTCGAGGTCCTCGACCAGCGTCGCGATCTCTTCGAGCGCGATCCTGAGGTTCTCCTCGTGGAGTTTCAGGCCGGTCTCCCGGGTGCCGTCCGAGAGCAACCCCGTGGTTCCGGTTTCGAGCCAGAGCCCCGCTTTCTGGGCGAGTTCGCTGCCTTCGAGCAGGCGCTCCATCTTGGGGCGGACGGCGTCACCGATCCGTCCGAGTGGCCCCTGGCTCGCATCGTCGTCGCCCTGGCGTTTGATCCCCTCCTGGATCTGTTCGAGTTTCGGGCCGCCGTCACGCGAGAGAAACGGGGCGTGAGGCTGCATGTAGTGGAGGACCGTCCGCTCGCGCTCGTCGACGAGATCGGCGTGGTCGCGATATGAGGCTTCGATTCCCGCCGGCGGGACCGTGCCGAGATCGTCGTCCCACTCGTCTTGCCAGACGTCGATCACGCTCTTGATGTGATCGTTGGCCGTCCAGTCGTAGTCACAGCTCGCGCCCCACTTGAGGTCTTTCAGCGCGATGCCGAGGTCGTTGATAAAGGGGTTCCCCGAGAAGTAGGCGATGTCGTGATCGCCGTCGAGGGTGCGATACGCCCACTCGGGGGTCGAGGAGCCCAGACTCTCGCGTTTTTCGAGCGTGCCGTCGAGATACTCGTCGTAGACGTCCTCGAAGACGTCGTAGCGGCAGGCGTCGAGGACGATGCAGGTGTCCCAGTCGGATTCGAGAAACTCCTGGGGCGTCATTGCCAGCGGTTACGCGCCCGCTGATGAATGCCTTGGGATGTTCACCGGAGGAGGGCGTACAGCCAGCCGAGCGTGGCGAGCAGGCCGCCGCCGCCGACGAGGACGCCGAGGAGGTTCACCGTCGACGGATCGAGCGTTCCCGAGAGGACGATCATACCGGTCCGTGGAGCGCGCTCTGGATAAAGCTACGCCCGCCGGAAGGTCGGGCCGCCGTCGCCGTCCTCGACCTCGATGCCCAGCTCGTCGAGTCGGTCGCGCACCCAGTCGGCCCGGTCGTAGTTGCCGGCCTCGCGGTCGCGCTCGCGGACCTCCAGGAGGAGTTCGACCAGATCGTCGACCAGGTCGTCGGCGTCGCCGCCCGCCGCGACCGCCAGCGGCAGGCCCAACACGTCGATCGCGATCGCGTCGTACAGCGCGATCGCGTCGCGACAGCCCTGGTAGTCGTACGGCGCGCCCCGATCGACGTGGCGGTTGACCGCACGGGTGGCCGCTTCGAGTGCGGCGAGCGCGCGGCGGGTGTTGAAATCGTCGTTCAGGCCGTCGTGGGCCTCACGACGTGCGTCCGCGACGGCGTCACGAAGGTCGTCGTCCGGCGCGGTCGCGAACGCCGCGACGCTGTCGGCCCCCTCCTGGGCGCGCTCGTACCCGCGTCGAAGCGTCTCGAAGCGATCGCGGGCCTCCGCGATCGTCGCCGCGCTGTAGGTCGCCCGCGAGTCGTAGGCCGTCGAGAGGAGGAAGGTGCGCACGACGCCTGCGCCGTGCTCGTCGATCGCCTCCGCGACGGTCGCGAAGTTGCCCAGCGAGGAGGACATCTTCTCGTCGGCGGTTTCGAGCAGGCCGACGTGCAGCCAGTAGCGCACGAACTCCCTCCCCGTCGCGGCCTCGCTCTGGGCGATCTCGTTTTCGTGATGGGGAAAGATCAGGTCCTGCCCGCCGACGTGGATGTCGATGGTGTCGGCGAGGTGGGCCGTGCTCATCGCCGAGCACTCGACGTGCCACCCGGGCCGACCTTCACCCCACGGAGACGCCCAGGTCTGGGCGCCGTCGACGGCCTCGTCGGCGGGTGCGGCCTCGTCGTGACGGTGGTCAGCGATCGCCGCGGGGTCGACGCCGCCGGCTTTCCAGAGCGCGAAATCGGCGGGGTGGCGCTTTTCCGATCGTTCGTCGGGGTCGCCCTGGGACTCCATCTCGTCGACCGCCTGATTCGAGAGGTCGCCGTACGACTCGAAACTCGTCACGTCGAAGTAGACCGACCCGTCGACGGCGTAGGCGTGGCCCCGGTCGATCAATCGCTCGACGAGTGCGACGATCTCTTCGATGTGCTCGGAGACGCGCGGGTACGCGCTGGCGCGCTCACAGCCCAGGCCACGCATCGCGGCGATGATCGTCTCGATGTAGGATTGCGCGACATCGCGTTCGTCCGCGCCCGCTTCTCCGATGCGTGCGACGATCTTCTCGTTGACGTCGGTGAAGTTCTCGATATGGTCGACCGAATACCCGCGGGCCCGCAGCCAGCGCACCATCACGTCGACGTGGACCCACCCGCGGGCGTGACCGAGATGCGGCGGGTCCGAGGTGGTCAGCCCACAGTAATAGAGCCGAACGTGGTCGTCGTCGGTGGGCTCGAAGACCTGTGACTCGCCGGTCATCGAGTCGGTCACCCGAATCGGATCGCCACCGTCGGGGGGCGTGTGCTCGCTCATTGGCGGGCCAAGCGGTACCGCGCCAATCAATCCGTCGATGGTCCGGCCGATTCAGACCCACTCGAACAGCGTCAACGGGTCCTGGAGGTCGATCTGGCCGTCGCCATTGATGTCGAACAGCGCAGTGTGCTCTTCGAGGATGCGGTCGTCGGCGTGCTGGAAGTACCGATTGACGTCTGGGAAGTCGATCCGTCCGTTGCCGTTGAAATCGGCGTGGATCCCGTCGCCGTCGAGATCACGGGGCCGGACGCCGTCGATCTGCGGGACGTCGGGGGCCGTCCGCACGACGGCTCGCGCCGGGACCGACCGTCCGTCGCCCGTGACGGCTTCGACGGAGACGTCGACGACCGATCCCGGTGGGAGCGCGTCGATCGTGACGCTCGTCTCGCTGGCTGGCACCGACCGGAAGACACCTTCGAGATTGTCGGGAACGACTCGCACGGCGTAGCGCTCGACGGATTCGGCGGGCGCCGTCCACGAGAGGTCGATCCCGCCCTCGGCGGGGGCGAGCGAGAGGTCCCCCGGCGGAGCGATCGACCCCGCAGTCGTCACCTCGGCTTCGATCGGGGCCGATTCCGCGACGACCTCGCCGTTTTCGACGGTCTCCGTCCAGGCCTGGAGGAAGTAGGCCGTCTCCGGATCGAGGCCAGTCAGGGTGGCCTGGCCATCAGCGGCAGTTGCGTGGGTGACCGGCGGTTCGACGACCCTGTCGGTGACTGGTGCAGCGCCGACGTGAACACGGTTCGTCTCGTCGCCCGCGGCGGTCCACCCGACGACGACCTCGGTTTCGGTGACGTCGAACGTGGCCCACCGGAACTCCGGTCCCCCTGGTGCCGGTGAATCGGCCGGTGGTGTCGTCACTATCGCAGGGTCCAGTGTCTCACTGACAGTCGTCGATGGGTCCCCCTGGTCGACCTCTATCTCGTAGGTTCGGTCGGGGGCGATCGGAGGTCGACCGACCGTCTCCGGGGAGTCGGGAGTTTCCACCCAGAACACGTAGTCGTCCCACCTGATCTGGATGGGGGTGGCCGAAGAGACGTACGAAAAGGAGATCGAAGAGGCAGTCACGTCGTCGATAAACATCTCGTTGGTCGGCCGTCCCGATGCGCTTCCGATCACTCTCGACCCGACGGCCGCACCCCCTGCGAGTCCCGCTGCCGAGGCCAGCAGGCCCCGCCGGGTCGTCACCGGCTGTCCTGTCCCCGTTGGATCGTTCTCGTCAGCCATCGTTCTCTCACACGTTGGACAGAGATAATATTAAAATTACGCAATTTATGTCAACATTGGCGCCCCGGTCGCACGCCTCGTCGAACATCGCTCACAGTCCGTGGGGTCGAACCGACCCGTCGCCCGGTTCAGAGGTCCCGACGCTGGAACAGGAACACGGCGAGCGCGAGACAGACGATCGCGACGACGGTCAGGACGCCCGCGCCGACGAGGTCGATCTCACCGTGGACGAGCACGCCCGGCGGGTCGAGATATCGCATCGGCGAGAGGCCGCCGAGCGCGTCGTACTCCGTCGTCACGATCACGGCCTCGAGCAGCCACGCCGCGAACACCGCTCCGAGCGCGACCCGGCCCGCGACACGCCCGCGCCGGACGACGACGCCGACGAGCAGGCCGATCGCCGCCCAGCAGACCAGATACGGGAGCGACAGCGCGTGCAGGACGGCCAGATCGTCGAGCGCCAGCGGGTCCCCGAACAGGAAGGCGGTCCCGGAGAGCAGGATCGGAACCGCGACGCTGAGCGCGACGATCGGGACGCCGAGCGCGAGGAATTTTCCGAGCAGGACGCTCCGGCGGGTGACCGGGCCGGCGAGCATCGTGTCGAGTCGGCCCTCGCCGAACTCCCCCGCGACGCTGCCCGCCGCCGCGGACGCGAGATAGCCGCCGACCCCGACCATCCACCCGAGCGTGTAGAACTCACTGGCGAGCAGGCCCTCGATCGAGTCGAGGGTTTCGAAGCCGAACAGTTCGTTGAGCGCCGGCGGCATCGCGTCGAGCATCTCGGTGAACCCCGCGTCGGTCATCTGCGGGCCGACCCAGACGTACAACGCCCCGAACAGCGCGAACAGCACGGCGATGACGCCGGTGATCCGGAGGCGATTGTGCCCCTCGAAGCGCGCGACGGTCAGCAGCGTCTGCCAGTCGGTCCTGCCGTGGGCATCGTGTCGGGCGTCCCGTGTCTCAGGCATGGAGGTCCACCTCCCCGAACCACAGCGCACTCGCGGCGACGAGCACCACCGCCGCTCCGAGCAAGATCACGGCCCCGAGCGGGTCGTACGCACTCTGTGTGAGGATATCGAGGGGGACGTAGTACCGCGTCGGCGAGAGCCCACCCAGCCACGCGAGATCCGTCTCGGTGACCAGCGTGTCCACCAGATAGGCCCCGACGATGCCGCCCGCGCTCACCCCTTCGGCGACGCGGCGCCGCCCGGCGGCGACGCTCGCGAACGTTCCAAACGCGCCACACGCGAGCAGATACGGGATCGAGAGCAGGTGCACGGCGGCGAGATCACCGATCGCCATCGGATCGGTGAGCAGTGCGTTCGCGCCCGCGACGGCCCCGAACACGATCGCGTTGACGACGAGGATCGGTGTGAGCACGGCGAGATAGGTCTCGACGAGCAGGTGCCAGCGCGCGATCGGCGCGGCGAGCAGCGTGTCCATCCGCCCCGAGTCGATATCGCCCGCGATCGATCCGGCGGCGACGTACGCCACGTACGCCCCGAGGCCGAGCAGCCAGGTGTACTGGTAGATCTCGATCGCGACGAAGCCTTCGAGTGTCGCCATCTGCGCCAGGTCGAGGCCCTCGACCATCGACGCGGGCAACTGCCCCATCAGCGCGTCCATGTCGACGTCACCGACGATCCCCGGCGCGAGCAGCGTCATCATCGCGGCGAACCCGCCCATCCCGAGGCCGATCACGATCGCGGCGGGCAGGCGGCGCTCGGCCTGGAATCTGGTGGTCTCAAACATCGCTGGACTCCGCCGACTCCCGTTCGGCGTGCGCTCCAGACGCCCGATCGCCACCACCTCCGGCCCCAGGCCCGTCAGCTCCAGACGCCCTATCGCTCGCGCCGTTCTCGACCTGATCGACGCGTGCAGCGGGGTCTTCGCCGTAAAATCGCATGAACACGTCTTCGAGCGGGGCCTCTTCGATAGTGAGATCGAGGATTTCGTAGTCGAGGACGCGTTCGAGCAGGGGCTCGTAGGCGCCCGTGTACGTAAAGGAGAGCGTCGTCGCCGGCGCTGTGGCGCTGTCCGCGTCGTCGCTGACCCCGTCGCCGCCGATCTCCACGTCGTGAACGCCGTCGAGATCGAACGCTGCGGCCCCCACGTCGCCGGCGATGCGCGCCCGAACGGTCTTCCCGCTCCGATCGATCAGCGACTCGATGTCCTCCAGTTCGACGAGGTGGCCGTCCCGAACGATCCCCACCCGATCGCAGACCTTTCGGACCTCGCTGAGAATGTGCGAGGAGAAAA belongs to Halococcoides cellulosivorans and includes:
- a CDS encoding ABC transporter permease subunit, whose protein sequence is MFETTRFQAERRLPAAIVIGLGMGGFAAMMTLLAPGIVGDVDMDALMGQLPASMVEGLDLAQMATLEGFVAIEIYQYTWLLGLGAYVAYVAAGSIAGDIDSGRMDTLLAAPIARWHLLVETYLAVLTPILVVNAIVFGAVAGANALLTDPMAIGDLAAVHLLSIPYLLACGAFGTFASVAAGRRRVAEGVSAGGIVGAYLVDTLVTETDLAWLGGLSPTRYYVPLDILTQSAYDPLGAVILLGAAVVLVAASALWFGEVDLHA
- the cysS gene encoding cysteine--tRNA ligase yields the protein MSEHTPPDGGDPIRVTDSMTGESQVFEPTDDDHVRLYYCGLTTSDPPHLGHARGWVHVDVMVRWLRARGYSVDHIENFTDVNEKIVARIGEAGADERDVAQSYIETIIAAMRGLGCERASAYPRVSEHIEEIVALVERLIDRGHAYAVDGSVYFDVTSFESYGDLSNQAVDEMESQGDPDERSEKRHPADFALWKAGGVDPAAIADHRHDEAAPADEAVDGAQTWASPWGEGRPGWHVECSAMSTAHLADTIDIHVGGQDLIFPHHENEIAQSEAATGREFVRYWLHVGLLETADEKMSSSLGNFATVAEAIDEHGAGVVRTFLLSTAYDSRATYSAATIAEARDRFETLRRGYERAQEGADSVAAFATAPDDDLRDAVADARREAHDGLNDDFNTRRALAALEAATRAVNRHVDRGAPYDYQGCRDAIALYDAIAIDVLGLPLAVAAGGDADDLVDDLVELLLEVRERDREAGNYDRADWVRDRLDELGIEVEDGDGGPTFRRA
- a CDS encoding fibronectin type III domain-containing protein, whose translation is MADENDPTGTGQPVTTRRGLLASAAGLAGGAAVGSRVIGSASGRPTNEMFIDDVTASSISFSYVSSATPIQIRWDDYVFWVETPDSPETVGRPPIAPDRTYEIEVDQGDPSTTVSETLDPAIVTTPPADSPAPGGPEFRWATFDVTETEVVVGWTAAGDETNRVHVGAAPVTDRVVEPPVTHATAADGQATLTGLDPETAYFLQAWTETVENGEVVAESAPIEAEVTTAGSIAPPGDLSLAPAEGGIDLSWTAPAESVERYAVRVVPDNLEGVFRSVPASETSVTIDALPPGSVVDVSVEAVTGDGRSVPARAVVRTAPDVPQIDGVRPRDLDGDGIHADFNGNGRIDFPDVNRYFQHADDRILEEHTALFDINGDGQIDLQDPLTLFEWV
- a CDS encoding ABC transporter permease subunit, with the translated sequence MPETRDARHDAHGRTDWQTLLTVARFEGHNRLRITGVIAVLFALFGALYVWVGPQMTDAGFTEMLDAMPPALNELFGFETLDSIEGLLASEFYTLGWMVGVGGYLASAAAGSVAGEFGEGRLDTMLAGPVTRRSVLLGKFLALGVPIVALSVAVPILLSGTAFLFGDPLALDDLAVLHALSLPYLVCWAAIGLLVGVVVRRGRVAGRVALGAVFAAWLLEAVIVTTEYDALGGLSPMRYLDPPGVLVHGEIDLVGAGVLTVVAIVCLALAVFLFQRRDL